In the genome of Phlebotomus papatasi isolate M1 chromosome 2, Ppap_2.1, whole genome shotgun sequence, one region contains:
- the LOC129802004 gene encoding neuropeptide FF receptor 2, with the protein MSLTDVDQDFSKFEFPREIWGRIAEWEVVLKVTTFLPIIVFGLVGNGFMLSIIYRNRVLRTPTNLLIANMAAADLATLIFCPAMFMVNDFFQNYELQELGCKTEGFLLGALLLTAVMNLVAVSYDRLTAIVLPREARLTLRGAKIVLCLTWVFGFSLSLPLMIYRQYRVRIWKNFIEKYCTENTSVLPMYWHVLISGMVWLPLGVMMICYSTIFYKLDRYEAKVLKRENPISVSYKTKVAKMLFIVLITFVILRGPFTALVFIRNQLLKESKINQISNSFQVLWYASHYLIFVNAAVNPIIYGWRNDNFRKAFRQTPVLRFFCKPPQKKKKKKTRHGSIKNGARRLSQKIETCETRRKSTMSTIFRPFVVRIEEDTENTKVGMLSTKMEPSDATSGFIVSNMILNNESIDKKKDNSLNSENFI; encoded by the exons GACGTCGATCAGGATTTCAGTAAATTCGAATTTCCCCGCGAAATATGGGGAAGAATTGCCGAATGGGAAGTAGTTCTCAAAGTAACTACATTTCTTCCAATTATCGTATTTGGCCTCGTGGGAAATGGCTTTATGTTGAGTATTATCTACCGGAACCGGGTTCTAAGGACACCAACGAACCTATTAATCGCGAACATGGCGGCAGCTGATCTGGCAACCTTAATCTTCTGTCCAGCAATGTTCATGGTTAATGACTTCTTTCAGAATTACGAACTCCAAGAATTAGGATGCAAAACTGAAGGCTTTCTTCTAGGAGCTTTACTACTTACTGCTGTGATGAACTTGGTTGCTGTAAGTTACGACAGACTTACGGCCATTGTACTGCCTCGGGAAGCTAGGCTAACCCTTCGAGGAGCTAAAATTGTACTTTGTCTGACTTGGGTTTTCGGATTTTCCTTGTCATTGCCTTTGATGATCTATCGTCAATACCGA GTTAGAATTTGGAAAAACTTCATTGAAAAATACTGCACTGAAAATACATCTGTGCTTCCGATGTACTGGCATGTCTTGATATCCGGTATGGTATGGCTTCCTTTAGGTGTCATGATGATTTGCTACTCAACGATTTTCTACAAGCTTGATCGTTATGAAGCAAAGGTTTTGAAACGCGAAAACCCAATAAGCGTTTCTTACAAAACCAAAGTTGCGAAGATGCTGTTTATCGTTTTGATAACATTCGTCATCCTTCGAGGACCTTTCACTGCTTTGGTCTTCATTAGGAATCAGTTGCTAAAAGAATCCAAAATTAATCAGATATCAAATAGTTTCCAGGTTCTTTG GTACGCTTCTCATTATTTAATCTTCGTTAATGCCGCTGTGAATCCCATAATCTACGGTTGGAGGAATGACAACTTCCGGAAAGCATTCCGCCAGACTCCAGTGTTGAGGTTCTTCTGCAAGCCTCctcagaagaagaaaaagaagaaaacacgTCATGGAAGTATCAAAAATGGTGCTAGGAGGTTGAGTCAAAAAATAGAGACTTGTGAAACACGTCGAAAGTCTACCATGTCTACAATCTTTCGACCTTTTGTAGTTCGAATTGAAGAAGACACCGAGAACACAAAAGTCGGAATGCTGTCAACCAAAATGGAACCTTCAGACGCTACCAGTGGATTTATCGTATCAAACATGATCCTAAATAATGAAAGCATCGACAAGAAGAAGGACAATTCCCtgaattctgaaaattttatctGA